Proteins encoded by one window of Lathyrus oleraceus cultivar Zhongwan6 chromosome 1, CAAS_Psat_ZW6_1.0, whole genome shotgun sequence:
- the LOC127080062 gene encoding serine carboxypeptidase-like 12 encodes MAKFSSCNGKDFLFVLLLSSYLSFQVATCGSIVKFLPGFSGPLPFLLETGYVGVGEKEDVQVFYYFIESENNPKEDPLMLWLTGGPGCSALSGLVFEIGPLEFKKEEYNGSLPNLILKPHSWTKVSSIIFVDLPVNTGFTYATTNSGSQRSDSILVHQTHQFFRKWLVDHPKFQSNKIYIGGDSYSGIPLPVIAQEIIQANEKGVQPWINLQGYLLGNAMTTRKENNYAIPFAHGMGLISDELYKSLQINCKGDYINEESRSILCSKDIRLFEEAISGLNTAHILDPRCEWLDDTQKIQRRSLIKYPSNFLTSNLRLPSSSCRSYPYFLCGIWANDDNVRKALHIRKGSMGKWSRCTFNIPHEKDIFNSYDYHVNLSKKGIRSLIYSGDHDLLVPFLGTQAWIRSLNYSIVDDWRQWYANDQVAGYTRTYSNQMTFATVKGGGHTAPEYRPKECLDMFSRWISNITL; translated from the exons ATGGCAAAGTTTAGTTCATGTAATGGGAAGGATTTTCTATTTGTTCTTCTTTTATCATCGTATTTGTCCTTTCAAGTTGCAACATGTGGCTCCATAGTCAAGTTTCTTCCTGGATTCAGTGGACCTCTTCCTTTTCTGCTTGAAACCGG GTATGTGGGAGTTGGTGAAAAAGAGGATGTGCAAGTGTTTTATTACTTCATTGAATCAGAAAACAATCCAAAGGAAGATCCTCTCATGCTTTGGCTCACTGGTGGACCTGGTTGCTCTGCTTTGTCTGGCCTTGTCTTTGAAATTG GTCCACTTGAATTTAAAAAGGAGGAGTATAATGGGAGTTTGCCTAATCTGATACTGAAACCACATTCATGGACAAAG GTGAGTAGCATTATATTTGTAGATTTGCCTGTTAACACAGGATTCACATATGCCACAACAAATTCTGGTTCACAACGAAGCGATTCGATACTAGTTCATCAAACTCATCAATTTTTCAGAAAG TGGTTAGTTGATCATCCAAAATTTCAATCAAATAAAATTTACATTGGCGGTGATTCATACTCTGGCATCCCTCTTCCAGTAATTGCTCAAGAAATTATACAAG CAAATGAAAAAGGTGTCCAGCCTTGGATTAATCTTCAG GGATATTTGTTGGGGAATGCTATGACAACTAGGAAGGAAAACAATTATGCAATCCCTTTTGCTCATGGAATGGGACTCATATCAGATGAATTATATAAA TCACTCCAAATAAATTGTAAAGGCGATTATATAAATGAAGAAAGCAGAAGTATCTTATGTTCTAAAGATATCAGATTATTTGAAGAGGCTATATCAGGACTTAATACAGCTCATATTTTAGACCCACGATGTGAATGGCTTGATGATACTCAAAAAATTCAGAGGAGATCTCTAATTAAATATCCCTCCAACTTCCTCACTTCAAATCTCAGATTGCCTTCGTCGAGTTGTCGA AGTTATCCATATTTTCTTTGCGGTATTTGGGCCAATGATGACAATGTTCGTAAAGCATTGCACATACGTAAG GGTAGTATGGGAAAATGGTCTCGTTGTACCTTTAATATACCTCATGAGAAAGATATATTTAACAGTTATGATTATCATGTAAATCTCAGTAAAAAGGGCATTCGCTCACTAATTTACAG TGGAGATCATGACCTGTTAGTTCCATTCTTGGGGACACAAGCTTGGATAAGATCTTTAAATTATTCCATTGTTGATGATTGGAGACAGTGGTATGCAAATGACCAAGTTGCAGG ATATACACGGACGTACTCTAATCAGATGACATTTGCAACTGTGAAG